From one Sulfurimonas sp. HSL-3221 genomic stretch:
- the zwf gene encoding glucose-6-phosphate dehydrogenase, which yields MSETANVCDIVIFGGHGDLSLRKLIPALYHLCSDGYVAPTSRIIATSRHEVSREEHLALVKEKLQLFLKEGCFEEAHWESFARQLEVVTVDLGVEESYGALAQMLGEYPDRDRVNYLSTAPTFFGPICKALNHWGLITPVSRVVLEKPIGRDLASSKEINDEVALYFEEQAIFRIDHYLGKDTVQNILALRFSNMLFMPLWNGQDIDHVQITAAESVGLEGRHSYYEDYGAFRDMIQNHLMQLLCLVAMEPPCSLEADSIRDEKVKVLRSLRPFASGDVSEKTVRGRYTAGIINAEKVPGYLEEGVSPDSTTETFAAVRAEVDNWRWQGVPFYLRTGKRMSKRYTEIVVQFKEVPYQIFANKGRCISPNRLVIMLQPEESIKLKIMTKIPGLSEQMHLREMALDLNIPENAPRTPEAYERLLLDVIRNNATLFMRRDEVEAAWRWADPILEEWEGGAVGLKSYAAGTDGPTAAIAMIERDGRSWYEEH from the coding sequence ATGAGTGAAACCGCCAACGTTTGCGATATTGTTATTTTCGGAGGGCACGGGGATCTCTCCCTGCGCAAGCTCATTCCCGCCCTTTACCACCTCTGCAGCGACGGCTACGTCGCGCCGACGAGCCGCATCATCGCCACGAGCCGCCACGAGGTGTCGCGCGAGGAGCATCTCGCCCTGGTCAAGGAGAAGCTGCAGCTTTTCCTCAAAGAGGGGTGTTTTGAAGAGGCGCACTGGGAGAGCTTCGCCCGGCAGCTGGAGGTCGTTACTGTTGACCTGGGCGTGGAGGAGAGCTACGGTGCCCTCGCCCAGATGCTCGGCGAATACCCCGACCGCGACCGCGTCAACTACCTCTCGACGGCGCCCACCTTCTTCGGTCCGATCTGCAAAGCGCTCAACCACTGGGGGCTCATCACGCCGGTCAGCCGCGTGGTCCTGGAGAAGCCGATCGGCCGTGACCTGGCCTCCTCGAAGGAGATCAATGACGAGGTGGCCCTCTATTTCGAAGAGCAGGCGATCTTCCGGATCGACCACTACCTGGGGAAGGATACCGTTCAGAACATTCTCGCCCTGCGCTTTTCAAACATGCTGTTCATGCCCTTGTGGAACGGACAGGATATCGACCACGTGCAGATCACGGCGGCCGAGAGCGTCGGTCTGGAAGGGCGTCACAGCTACTACGAGGATTACGGCGCCTTCCGGGACATGATCCAGAACCACCTGATGCAGCTGCTCTGCCTTGTGGCGATGGAGCCGCCCTGTTCGCTTGAAGCCGACAGTATACGCGACGAGAAGGTGAAGGTGCTGCGTTCGCTGCGCCCCTTCGCCTCCGGCGACGTGAGCGAAAAAACGGTCCGCGGCCGCTACACGGCGGGGATCATCAACGCCGAGAAGGTGCCCGGATACCTCGAAGAGGGGGTCTCCCCCGATTCGACCACCGAGACCTTTGCGGCGGTGCGGGCCGAGGTGGACAACTGGCGCTGGCAGGGGGTGCCTTTTTACCTGCGGACCGGCAAGCGGATGAGCAAGCGCTACACGGAGATCGTCGTGCAGTTCAAAGAGGTCCCCTACCAGATCTTCGCGAACAAGGGGCGCTGCATCTCCCCCAACCGGCTGGTGATCATGCTGCAGCCCGAGGAGAGCATCAAGCTCAAGATCATGACGAAGATCCCGGGGCTCTCCGAGCAGATGCACCTGCGGGAGATGGCGCTCGACCTGAACATCCCGGAAAACGCGCCGCGCACCCCGGAAGCGTACGAACGGCTGCTGCTCGACGTCATCCGCAACAACGCGACGCTCTTTATGCGGCGCGATGAGGTCGAAGCGGCGTGGCGATGGGCGGACCCCATTCTCGAAGAGTGGGAAGGGGGCGCGGTCGGCCTCAAGAGCTATGCCGCCGGGACCGACGGACCGACGGCGGCCATCGCCATGATCGAGCGTGACGGCAGGAGCTGGTATGAAGAGCACTGA
- the pgl gene encoding 6-phosphogluconolactonase produces MKSTETVFHIYDSLPTLHKTLAYKVARDLDAAIAEKGSASLLLSGGNTPRPFLVQLAAENVDWSLVTVGLVDERWVDPESGASNENLVRSELLANGAEAATFVGMYRPGETAAEAVAGVEAAYKAFFPFDVVVLGMGSDGHTASLFPGRPELEGLLNDAALCGAAEAPTEPKERMSLSLHAIAAAAHCYLHIEGGAKLAVYEAALDGDDVAIMPVRAVLNHPDIALEVFYA; encoded by the coding sequence ATGAAGAGCACTGAGACCGTTTTTCACATCTACGATTCGCTGCCGACCCTGCACAAGACGCTTGCCTACAAGGTGGCGCGGGACCTCGATGCGGCCATAGCGGAAAAAGGGAGCGCCTCGCTGCTGCTCTCGGGCGGCAATACGCCCCGTCCCTTCCTCGTACAGCTGGCCGCCGAGAACGTCGACTGGAGCCTGGTGACGGTGGGGCTCGTGGACGAACGCTGGGTCGACCCGGAATCGGGGGCGAGCAACGAAAACCTGGTCCGCAGCGAATTGCTCGCCAACGGGGCGGAGGCGGCCACCTTCGTCGGCATGTACCGCCCGGGCGAAACGGCGGCGGAGGCGGTAGCCGGGGTTGAGGCCGCTTACAAGGCTTTTTTCCCCTTTGACGTCGTGGTGCTCGGCATGGGAAGCGACGGCCACACCGCCTCGCTCTTTCCGGGCCGTCCCGAGCTGGAGGGTCTGCTGAACGATGCCGCCCTCTGCGGGGCTGCCGAGGCCCCGACGGAACCGAAAGAGCGGATGTCGCTCTCGCTGCATGCCATCGCCGCCGCCGCGCACTGCTACCTGCACATCGAGGGCGGGGCGAAACTGGCCGTATACGAAGCCGCCCTCGACGGTGATGATGTGGCTATAATGCCTGTTCGTGCCGTGCTGAACCACCCCGACATCGCACTGGAAGTCTTTTACGCCTAG
- the edd gene encoding phosphogluconate dehydratase, which translates to MHPVILEVTERIRTRSTPTRERYLQRIDAAHHAHRANREVLGCSNLAHAMAAESEDEKSKLAGTVTPHIGIVTAYNDMLSAHQPYATYPPLIKRALMDIGATAQVAGGVPAMCDGVTQSQPGMELSLFSRDTIAMATGIALSHNVFDGALYLGVCDKIVPGLLIGALTFGHLPAVFVPAGPMPSGISNAEKALVRQEYAQGKVGKDALLRTEAASYHSSGTCTFYGTANSNQMLMEVMGLHIPGSAFVNTNTPLRDALTSAAAQRVAALTQLGEAYLPVGRMIDERSFVNAVIGLMATGGSTNHTLHLIAMAKAAGIVLTWDDFDALSAVTPLLCKMYPNGQADVNHFRDAGGMGLVIRELLDAGLLHEDVQTVMGTGLRRYTERPALEEGALAFHPAPKASLNPEVVSTVEEPFSHEGGLALLEGNLGRSVIKISALKPELMHIEGEARVFDSQEALQSAFKAGELERDFIAVVRFQGPGANGMPELHGLMPPLGVLQDKGYKVAIVTDGRMSGASGKVPSAIHMTPEAAHGGLLAKVRDGDRMVLDVHEKRLELLVDAAELAAREPASPSLLHNRHGMGRELFALMRQNVGSAEEGATIFDAVGEERA; encoded by the coding sequence ATGCATCCCGTTATCCTTGAAGTGACCGAGCGGATCCGCACGCGATCCACCCCGACCCGTGAGCGCTACCTGCAGCGGATCGACGCGGCGCACCATGCGCACCGCGCCAACCGCGAAGTGCTTGGGTGCAGCAACCTTGCCCACGCCATGGCCGCGGAGTCCGAAGATGAAAAGAGCAAATTGGCGGGAACGGTGACGCCGCATATCGGGATCGTCACCGCCTACAACGACATGCTCTCCGCCCACCAGCCCTACGCCACTTACCCTCCGCTGATCAAGCGCGCGCTCATGGATATCGGCGCGACGGCGCAGGTGGCCGGCGGGGTTCCGGCGATGTGCGACGGGGTGACCCAGTCGCAGCCGGGGATGGAGCTCTCCCTTTTCAGCCGCGATACCATCGCGATGGCGACAGGCATCGCCCTGTCGCATAACGTCTTCGACGGCGCGCTTTACCTCGGCGTCTGCGACAAGATCGTACCGGGGCTGCTCATCGGGGCGCTGACCTTCGGACACCTGCCCGCCGTCTTCGTCCCCGCGGGACCGATGCCCTCGGGGATCAGCAATGCCGAAAAGGCGCTTGTGCGCCAGGAGTACGCCCAGGGCAAGGTCGGCAAGGACGCCCTGCTGCGGACCGAGGCCGCTTCGTACCACAGCAGCGGGACCTGCACCTTCTACGGCACGGCCAACTCCAACCAGATGCTGATGGAAGTGATGGGGCTGCACATCCCCGGCAGCGCCTTCGTCAATACGAACACGCCGCTGCGCGACGCGCTGACATCGGCGGCGGCGCAGCGGGTGGCGGCGCTCACCCAGCTGGGAGAGGCCTACCTGCCCGTCGGACGGATGATCGACGAGCGCAGTTTTGTCAACGCCGTCATCGGCCTGATGGCAACAGGGGGGTCGACGAACCACACCCTGCACCTCATCGCCATGGCAAAGGCGGCGGGAATCGTGCTGACCTGGGACGACTTTGACGCTCTCTCCGCCGTGACGCCTCTGCTTTGCAAGATGTACCCCAACGGCCAGGCGGACGTCAACCATTTCCGCGACGCGGGCGGCATGGGGCTCGTTATCCGCGAACTCCTCGACGCGGGGCTGCTGCACGAGGATGTCCAGACCGTGATGGGGACGGGGCTGCGCCGCTATACGGAGCGCCCGGCGCTGGAAGAGGGTGCGCTCGCCTTCCACCCCGCGCCCAAGGCGTCACTCAATCCCGAGGTTGTTTCGACCGTGGAGGAGCCCTTCTCCCACGAAGGGGGGCTGGCCCTGCTGGAGGGGAACCTCGGCCGCAGCGTCATCAAGATCTCAGCACTTAAACCAGAGCTGATGCACATCGAAGGCGAAGCGCGGGTCTTCGACTCCCAGGAGGCGCTGCAGAGCGCGTTCAAGGCGGGGGAGCTCGAACGCGACTTTATCGCCGTCGTCCGTTTCCAGGGGCCGGGGGCCAACGGCATGCCTGAGCTGCACGGTTTGATGCCGCCGCTGGGCGTGCTGCAGGATAAGGGGTACAAGGTCGCCATTGTCACCGACGGCCGGATGTCGGGGGCGTCGGGCAAAGTGCCTTCTGCCATCCACATGACGCCCGAAGCGGCCCACGGCGGTCTGCTGGCCAAAGTGCGCGACGGGGACCGCATGGTGCTCGACGTGCACGAAAAGCGGCTGGAGCTGCTGGTCGATGCGGCGGAACTGGCTGCGCGGGAACCCGCGTCGCCGTCGCTTCTGCACAATCGTCACGGCATGGGCCGCGAACTTTTTGCCCTGATGCGCCAAAACGTCGGCAGCGCGGAAGAGGGGGCGACGATCTTTGACGCCGTCGGAGAGGAGCGGGCATGA